The Dehalococcoidia bacterium DNA segment GCAGGGGATTATTCTTTTCGTAAGCATAACAAAAGGATAACTGATCTTAGCCAGTAATCATTGCTTTTACCGTGGAGCCAATCTCCGCAGGAGTGGCAATCACATGACATCCAGCATCTTTAAGAGCCTGCATTTTTTCAGAGGCCAGCGCGGCTTTTCCTGTAATAACAGCACCTGCGTGTCCCATTCGTCGCCCCGCGGGAGCAGTCTGACCAACAATCAAGGATGCAACAGGCTTTTTAATGTTTTGCTTAATAAATGCAGCAGCTTCCTGTTCCTTAGTCCCACCAATCTCCCCAATCATTACAATTGCCTCGGTCTCCGGGTCTTGATTAAACATATCAAGGACATCCAAGAATGTGGTTCCTGAAACAGGATCTCCTCCAATCCCGACGCATGTAGATTGGCCTATCCCTAACTTTGTTAATTGATCAACCGCCTCATAGGTAAGCGTACCGCTTCGAGATACTACCCCTACCTTTCCCGCCATATGTATATTCCCGGGCATAATTCCAATTTTTGTACCTGTCCCAGGAGTAATTAATCCAGGACAATTAGGTCCTAAAAGCCTTGTATTTTTATCTTTTAGATACCGCATAACCATTGTTGAATCTTTAACGGGAACGCCTTCCGTTATACATACGACTAAAGGTAGTTCAGCATCCGCTGCTTCCAAAATTGCATCGGATGCAAATGGAGGAGGTACGAAAATAAGAGCCACGTTTGCACCGGTTTCATCTACTGCATCTTGCACGCTGTTGAAAACAGGTACTGAGTCCATAAATTTTTCGCCACCTTTACCAGGGGTAACACCTGCTACCAAATTTGTGCCATAGCTCATGCATCGTTCAGCGTGAAAGCTCCCTTCACGTCCAGTAATGCCTTGAACTAA contains these protein-coding regions:
- the sucD gene encoding succinate--CoA ligase subunit alpha, which encodes MSILVDQNTRLLVQGITGREGSFHAERCMSYGTNLVAGVTPGKGGEKFMDSVPVFNSVQDAVDETGANVALIFVPPPFASDAILEAADAELPLVVCITEGVPVKDSTMVMRYLKDKNTRLLGPNCPGLITPGTGTKIGIMPGNIHMAGKVGVVSRSGTLTYEAVDQLTKLGIGQSTCVGIGGDPVSGTTFLDVLDMFNQDPETEAIVMIGEIGGTKEQEAAAFIKQNIKKPVASLIVGQTAPAGRRMGHAGAVITGKAALASEKMQALKDAGCHVIATPAEIGSTVKAMITG